One region of uncultured Methanolobus sp. genomic DNA includes:
- the mbhE gene encoding hydrogen gas-evolving membrane-bound hydrogenase subunit E has translation MDSFTAITIAVFLPFILAGILPAVEKLLKEKVGWYASAVAFLSLLLIAQVAPEIIHGGTIQGTIEWLPSMGINFSFYADGLSIMFGFIVSGIGVIIMSYSNGYMSKKEDLPRYYQQLLFFMGSMLGMVFSANTIQLFIFWELTSITSFMLIGYWRNRPMSVYGATKSLLITASGGLFMLAGFLVLHAITGTFDIPTILHNESIREALQSHNLFIYALILIFIGAASKSAQGPFYIWLPNAMEAPTPVSAFLHSATMVKAGIYLVARIHPMFSGTEAWFILVSGVGIFTMLLAGFLAFRQTDIKGILAYSTISQLAYLMTMYGYTTHEEPGIGVAAATFHLLNHATFKACLFLVAGIVAHETATRDITKMGGLRKEMPITFIVATIGALSMAGIPPLNGFLSKEMFYEASVEMGHLIGGPYTILIPALAVLGGVFTFAYSIKLIDGIFLGKRPAKGLPEHIHDPSMIMLAPAIFLAGLIILFGLVPSIPVHNFIEPTVSGILLEEAHLHVKLWHGFTTSLMMTIATFILGILIYTQYNRIAEWQNRFNAKFPWISVNYYYDGAVNNAKSVTSQFSNRMQPGTIKTYVVALLLLTLAMFAIPAIMLGTSLIPQNLNFDIPLYEALIFLFMIVAALGAALLPRYLPAIISLSGLGYLVALLFIYLQAPDLALTQVLVETLSTIIFLLALVKIPQKFKEHIPGTTLARDLVISVAVSAMIFILLTNATQGIVAPFESLSYYFIEKSLSLAGGHNIVNVIIVDFRGYDTLGEISVLCLAALGVYNLIHSRGEDE, from the coding sequence ATGGATTCGTTTACAGCAATTACTATAGCGGTTTTTTTGCCATTTATTTTGGCCGGTATATTGCCTGCCGTTGAAAAACTTCTAAAGGAAAAAGTAGGATGGTACGCCTCCGCAGTTGCGTTTCTGAGTTTACTCTTGATTGCTCAGGTTGCACCGGAGATCATACACGGGGGGACTATTCAGGGAACTATAGAATGGCTTCCTTCAATGGGAATTAACTTCTCTTTCTATGCTGATGGCCTGAGTATCATGTTCGGTTTCATCGTATCCGGTATTGGTGTCATTATCATGTCATACTCCAATGGATACATGTCAAAGAAAGAAGATCTTCCAAGATATTACCAGCAGCTCCTTTTCTTCATGGGGTCAATGCTCGGTATGGTGTTCTCTGCTAATACTATTCAGCTTTTCATATTCTGGGAACTTACCAGCATAACTTCATTCATGCTTATCGGTTACTGGCGTAACAGGCCGATGTCAGTTTACGGAGCAACCAAGTCATTGCTTATAACTGCTTCAGGCGGTTTATTCATGCTTGCAGGATTTTTGGTGTTACATGCTATCACCGGAACATTTGACATTCCTACAATATTACACAACGAATCCATAAGGGAAGCCCTGCAAAGTCATAACCTTTTCATCTATGCACTTATTCTTATATTCATCGGTGCTGCTTCAAAATCAGCACAGGGTCCATTTTACATATGGCTTCCAAATGCAATGGAAGCACCAACCCCGGTCAGTGCGTTTTTGCATTCAGCCACAATGGTAAAAGCCGGTATCTATCTTGTAGCAAGGATTCACCCAATGTTCTCAGGTACAGAAGCCTGGTTCATTCTGGTAAGTGGAGTCGGAATATTCACAATGCTTCTTGCGGGTTTCCTTGCATTCAGGCAGACTGACATCAAAGGAATTCTGGCATATTCAACAATCAGTCAGCTTGCATATCTTATGACAATGTACGGTTACACCACCCATGAAGAACCTGGAATTGGTGTGGCTGCTGCAACATTCCATCTTCTCAACCACGCAACATTCAAAGCATGTCTCTTCCTTGTGGCAGGTATTGTAGCACATGAAACGGCTACAAGGGACATTACAAAAATGGGTGGTTTGCGTAAAGAAATGCCTATAACGTTCATAGTGGCAACAATCGGAGCATTATCCATGGCGGGAATTCCACCTCTCAACGGTTTCCTGAGCAAGGAGATGTTCTACGAGGCATCCGTTGAGATGGGTCATCTCATTGGTGGTCCATACACAATACTCATCCCGGCACTTGCGGTGCTTGGTGGTGTATTCACATTCGCTTATTCTATCAAACTCATAGACGGCATTTTCCTTGGTAAAAGACCAGCAAAGGGACTGCCTGAACACATACATGACCCTTCAATGATAATGCTTGCACCGGCAATTTTCCTTGCAGGTCTTATTATACTGTTCGGACTTGTACCTTCAATTCCGGTACACAACTTCATTGAGCCAACTGTTTCAGGAATTCTTCTTGAGGAAGCTCACCTGCACGTAAAGCTCTGGCATGGATTCACAACATCACTGATGATGACCATAGCCACATTCATTCTGGGTATCTTAATCTACACACAGTATAACAGGATCGCAGAATGGCAGAACAGGTTCAATGCAAAATTCCCATGGATCAGTGTCAATTATTACTATGATGGTGCAGTGAACAATGCAAAAAGTGTTACATCCCAGTTCTCAAACAGGATGCAGCCTGGTACGATAAAGACATATGTTGTGGCACTTCTGCTTTTAACACTTGCAATGTTTGCAATTCCTGCAATAATGCTTGGTACAAGCCTTATACCACAGAATCTTAATTTCGACATCCCACTTTACGAAGCTTTGATATTCCTGTTCATGATAGTTGCAGCTCTTGGCGCAGCATTACTGCCAAGATACTTGCCCGCCATCATATCTCTTTCAGGTCTTGGATATCTGGTTGCTCTGTTATTCATATATCTGCAGGCACCTGACCTGGCACTAACCCAGGTTTTGGTAGAAACTCTTTCAACTATTATTTTCCTGCTGGCACTTGTAAAAATCCCGCAGAAGTTCAAGGAGCATATCCCTGGCACAACACTTGCAAGGGATCTTGTAATATCTGTGGCTGTATCGGCAATGATCTTCATACTGCTGACAAACGCAACACAGGGAATAGTTGCACCATTTGAGTCTCTCTCCTATTATTTCATAGAGAAGAGTCTTTCACTTGCAGGCGGTCACAACATTGTGAACGTTATTATCGTGGACTTTAGAGGATACGATACACTCGGAGAAATTTCTGTTCTCTGTCTGGCAGCACTTGGTGTCTATAATCTCATACACAGCAGGGGTGAGGACGAATGA